One Chitinophagales bacterium genomic window carries:
- a CDS encoding perosamine synthetase, which yields MEKYTQRGAESQTDHGAGVMKPRKINISEPVMGEEEWNALREPIATGWLTQGPKVKEFERLFAERHQVKNAIAVTSCTTALHLSLLALGVKPGDEVIVPAFTWVATANAVLYCGATPVFADIHLDSFNIAAEEVKRKITPRTKAIIAVHLFGLCADMDAIKAVAGNIPIIEDAACASGAGYKGRPAGGLGTMACFSFHPRKAITTGEGGMITTDDDALAQTVDVLRNHGASVSEEQRHRGPRPYILPDFKVMGFNYRMTDLQGALGMVQLKKLDRFIQERKHWADYYFRELQSVNWLRLPLVPAESDHGWQSFVTIVDESSAPMPRNKIMEQLQEKGISTRPGTHAVHMLNYYAKKYDFKPDDYPNARIANDCSMAIPLHNKMDAADFAYIVETLKSF from the coding sequence GTGGAGAAATACACACAAAGAGGCGCTGAAAGCCAGACAGACCACGGAGCTGGTGTAATGAAGCCAAGGAAAATCAATATTTCCGAGCCCGTGATGGGCGAAGAGGAGTGGAATGCCCTCAGGGAGCCTATTGCCACCGGATGGCTCACCCAGGGACCCAAAGTAAAAGAATTTGAACGGCTGTTTGCAGAACGGCATCAGGTGAAAAATGCCATTGCGGTAACCAGCTGCACTACAGCGCTGCATCTCAGCCTGCTGGCGCTGGGCGTAAAACCCGGTGATGAAGTCATTGTTCCGGCCTTCACCTGGGTAGCCACAGCCAATGCCGTGCTTTACTGCGGAGCCACCCCCGTTTTTGCCGATATACACCTTGACTCCTTTAATATAGCTGCTGAGGAAGTTAAAAGGAAAATCACTCCCAGAACAAAAGCCATTATTGCCGTGCACCTGTTTGGACTCTGTGCTGATATGGATGCCATAAAAGCTGTGGCGGGCAACATCCCGATTATTGAAGATGCAGCTTGTGCATCAGGAGCCGGATACAAAGGCAGGCCTGCCGGAGGCCTTGGCACGATGGCCTGTTTTTCTTTTCATCCGAGAAAAGCCATTACAACCGGTGAAGGAGGTATGATTACGACTGATGATGATGCGCTTGCCCAAACGGTGGATGTCCTGCGCAACCACGGTGCTTCGGTTTCGGAAGAGCAACGCCACCGGGGTCCCAGACCTTATATTTTGCCCGACTTTAAGGTGATGGGTTTTAATTACCGCATGACCGACCTGCAGGGCGCTCTGGGCATGGTGCAACTTAAAAAGTTAGACCGCTTTATACAGGAACGCAAACACTGGGCTGATTACTACTTCCGGGAGCTGCAAAGCGTTAACTGGCTGCGCCTGCCATTGGTGCCCGCAGAATCCGATCACGGCTGGCAGTCATTCGTCACTATCGTGGATGAATCTTCGGCTCCGATGCCCAGAAATAAAATCATGGAACAGCTCCAGGAAAAAGGTATCAGCACCAGACCCGGAACCCATGCCGTGCACATGCTGAACTACTACGCAAAAAAATACGACTTTAAACCCGATGATTATCCCAATGCGCGGATAGCCAATGATTGCTCCATGGCTATTCCGCTGCATAATAAAATGGATGCTGCTGACTTTGCATACATAGTGGAAACGCTGAAATCTTTTTGA
- a CDS encoding NAD dependent epimerase/dehydratase — protein MDIRGKKFLVIGGAGFIGSHVVDQLLAEDVKEVVIYDNFSRGRLDNIENALRDPRCKVFELGGDILHQDILNAAMKGTDGVFYLAALWLLHCHDYPRSAFEVNIRGCFNVIESAIQNQVQRVVYSSSASVYGNAVEIPMREDHPFNNDTFYGATKIAGEQMFHSLGKRYGLNWVGLRYMNVYGPRQDYKGAYIAVMHKILDRLDRNEKPVIYGDGSQQYDFIAVEDVARANICAMKADVSGACYNVGRGIGTSIKELAELLIRLSGKSIDIQYEPAGLTFVTNRIGSTEKAEKDLGFKWQIGLEEGMKKLIEWRNTHKEALKARQTTELV, from the coding sequence ATGGATATCAGAGGTAAAAAATTTCTTGTGATCGGAGGCGCTGGCTTCATTGGCTCGCACGTGGTAGATCAGCTGCTTGCGGAAGATGTAAAAGAGGTGGTGATTTACGATAACTTTTCGCGCGGGCGGCTGGATAATATTGAAAATGCCCTACGTGATCCCCGATGCAAGGTTTTTGAGCTTGGGGGCGATATCCTGCACCAGGATATTCTCAATGCTGCCATGAAAGGCACCGATGGGGTTTTTTATCTTGCAGCCCTGTGGTTGCTGCATTGTCATGACTATCCCCGCTCGGCTTTTGAAGTGAACATACGGGGCTGCTTTAACGTGATAGAGTCGGCTATTCAAAACCAAGTGCAACGGGTAGTGTATTCCTCCAGCGCTTCGGTGTATGGTAATGCGGTGGAAATACCTATGCGGGAAGACCATCCTTTTAATAATGATACATTTTACGGAGCCACCAAAATTGCCGGAGAGCAAATGTTTCATTCCTTGGGCAAACGCTATGGGTTGAATTGGGTAGGCCTGCGTTACATGAACGTGTATGGGCCGCGACAAGACTATAAGGGCGCCTACATTGCCGTTATGCATAAGATCTTGGACCGCCTGGACCGAAATGAAAAACCGGTTATTTATGGTGACGGAAGCCAGCAGTATGATTTTATTGCTGTGGAAGATGTGGCGCGGGCGAATATATGTGCTATGAAAGCCGATGTATCGGGCGCTTGTTACAATGTTGGCCGCGGCATCGGAACGTCAATTAAGGAGCTTGCTGAGCTATTGATCCGGCTTTCCGGAAAATCTATAGATATCCAGTATGAGCCTGCCGGTTTAACCTTTGTTACCAACAGAATAGGCAGCACCGAGAAAGCCGAAAAAGACCTCGGGTTTAAGTGGCAAATCGGACTGGAAGAAGGAATGAAAAAACTAATAGAGTGGAGAAATACACACAAAGAGGCGCTGAAAGCCAGACAGACCACGGAGCTGGTGTAA
- the radA gene encoding DNA repair protein RadA has product MPKVKTTYICQNCGAESPKWMGRCPSCNQWNTYVEEIIKKPQGQLHGSSNGFLKGSVAVRLDEAESLDTFRILTPDDELNRVLGGGIVPGSVVLVAGDPGIGKSTLMLQLAAGLQQATVIYISGEESPAQLGLRANRMGLRTSNCYVLAETCTQLIFDQLKALNPGLLIVDSIQTLYTQKIESSPGSVSQIRECAAELQRYAKESGVPVFLIGHITKEGMIAGPKVLEHIVDTVLQFEGDRNYNYRILRTSKNRFGSTSEIGIYDMQTSGLRQVSNPSELLLSEREELLSGITIAATMEGMRPMLIETQALVAPAVYGTPQRSSTGFDIRRLHMLLAVLEKRLGFHFGARDVFFNIAGGLKVEDPAIDLAVVCALLSSAEDTPVPYNVCFAGEVGLSGEIRAVRGIEQRIFEADKLGFEKIFIPAGNRKALSGMNTRIKVAQVSKVQQVAQRLFA; this is encoded by the coding sequence ATGCCCAAAGTAAAAACCACGTATATCTGTCAGAACTGTGGTGCTGAATCCCCGAAGTGGATGGGCAGATGCCCTTCGTGCAATCAATGGAACACCTATGTGGAAGAAATCATCAAAAAGCCTCAGGGGCAACTGCACGGGAGTAGCAATGGTTTTTTAAAAGGGTCTGTGGCCGTCAGGCTGGATGAGGCCGAGTCGCTGGATACATTCAGAATACTAACCCCTGATGATGAGCTAAACCGGGTTCTTGGGGGAGGCATTGTTCCCGGCTCGGTGGTACTGGTAGCCGGAGATCCCGGCATAGGGAAGTCCACTTTGATGTTGCAACTGGCCGCAGGGCTTCAACAAGCTACGGTGATCTATATAAGTGGCGAGGAAAGCCCGGCACAGCTCGGATTGCGTGCAAATAGAATGGGACTGCGCACATCCAACTGCTATGTATTGGCTGAAACCTGTACACAACTCATTTTTGATCAACTCAAAGCACTCAATCCCGGGCTGCTGATTGTGGACTCTATCCAAACCCTTTACACGCAAAAGATAGAGTCGTCACCGGGCAGTGTCAGTCAAATACGCGAATGTGCAGCTGAACTGCAGCGGTATGCAAAGGAAAGTGGAGTGCCGGTATTTCTGATTGGGCATATCACCAAAGAAGGCATGATTGCCGGGCCTAAGGTGCTGGAACACATTGTGGATACAGTGCTGCAGTTTGAAGGCGATCGGAATTACAATTATCGTATCCTGCGCACCTCCAAAAACCGGTTTGGCAGCACCTCCGAAATAGGTATTTATGACATGCAAACCTCCGGACTGCGGCAGGTGAGTAATCCCTCCGAGTTGTTGCTCTCAGAGCGCGAAGAACTGCTGAGCGGGATTACCATCGCAGCAACGATGGAAGGCATGCGCCCTATGCTCATTGAAACACAGGCGCTGGTGGCACCAGCTGTTTATGGCACGCCCCAGCGTTCTTCAACGGGTTTTGACATCCGCAGACTGCACATGCTGCTGGCGGTGCTGGAGAAAAGACTGGGTTTTCATTTCGGGGCAAGAGATGTGTTTTTCAATATTGCGGGCGGCCTGAAGGTGGAAGACCCGGCAATTGATCTGGCAGTGGTTTGCGCCCTGTTGTCTTCAGCCGAAGATACTCCTGTGCCTTACAACGTATGCTTCGCTGGCGAAGTAGGCTTGTCAGGGGAAATACGTGCTGTACGAGGTATAGAACAGCGCATCTTCGAGGCTGATAAACTGGGTTTCGAAAAAATATTTATTCCGGCCGGAAACAGAAAAGCCTTGTCAGGCATGAACACCCGTATCAAAGTAGCTCAGGTATCCAAAGTACAGCAGGTGGCACAGCGGCTTTTCGCATAA
- a CDS encoding amidophosphoribosyltransferase, whose protein sequence is MHVLDITREYLSDFIGLFFPHSCEACGRTLTKGEDILCLFCLYAMPQTHYHLEKDNPAEKLFWGRADVQRAAALYFYHSRSRVQHLLHAIKYHGKKEIAYKLGHLYGSMLSGTPFAEGINLIVPVPLHEKKKRQRGYNQSDYFAMGLSESMEIPWSANILKRKIYTQTQTAKSRFERWGNVHEVFFLPHAPSIQGKHILLVDDVITTGATLEACTHTLQQAEAVKVSIAAIAIAH, encoded by the coding sequence ATGCATGTCCTGGACATTACCCGGGAATATCTGAGTGATTTCATAGGGCTGTTTTTTCCTCACTCCTGTGAAGCCTGCGGTCGTACTCTGACGAAAGGCGAAGACATATTGTGCCTGTTCTGCCTGTATGCCATGCCTCAAACCCATTACCATCTTGAAAAGGACAATCCGGCTGAAAAGCTCTTCTGGGGAAGGGCGGATGTGCAGCGGGCGGCCGCTCTTTACTTTTATCATTCCAGGTCCAGAGTTCAGCACCTGCTTCATGCCATAAAATATCATGGCAAAAAAGAGATAGCCTACAAGCTGGGGCACCTTTACGGAAGCATGCTCAGCGGCACACCTTTTGCCGAAGGCATCAATCTGATTGTGCCCGTTCCCCTGCATGAGAAGAAAAAGCGTCAGCGCGGCTATAACCAGAGTGATTACTTTGCCATGGGCCTTTCGGAAAGCATGGAAATACCCTGGTCAGCTAATATCTTGAAACGAAAAATTTACACACAAACACAGACTGCCAAATCGCGTTTTGAACGCTGGGGCAACGTCCATGAAGTGTTTTTCCTTCCACATGCGCCTTCCATACAGGGCAAACATATTCTGTTGGTGGATGATGTAATTACTACTGGAGCCACTCTGGAAGCCTGCACCCATACGCTGCAGCA